In Canis lupus familiaris isolate Mischka breed German Shepherd chromosome 24, alternate assembly UU_Cfam_GSD_1.0, whole genome shotgun sequence, a single genomic region encodes these proteins:
- the CDK5RAP1 gene encoding mitochondrial tRNA methylthiotransferase CDK5RAP1 isoform X5: MAERLKEEILNREKMVDILAGPDAYRDLPRLLAVAESGQQAANVLLSLDETYADVMPVQTSPSATSAFVSIMRGCDNMCSYCIVPFTRGRERSRPVASILEEVRKLSEQGLKEVTLLGQNVNSFQDSSEVQFNNAVSTNLSRGFSTNYKPKKGGLRFTYLLDQVSRVDPEMRIRFTSPHPKDFPDEVLQLIHERDNICKQIHLPAQSGSSRVLEAMRRGYSREAYVELIHHIRESIPGVSLSSDFIAGFCGETEEDHLQTVSLLREVQYNMGFLFAYSMRQKTRAYHRLKDDVPEEVKLRRLEELITVFREEATKANMASVGSTQLVLVEGNGFIILLTLSSIRCDGVSGVMSACSLEAGNSGQTTPEHSRVINMRLGIVKVSLPPASPICHCLAFRIVGSPLLRKHSKRSATDLCGRNDGNLKVIFPDVEMEDINNSDVRVRAQPGDYVLVKITSTSSQTLKGHVLCRTTLKDSSAYC; the protein is encoded by the exons ATGGCTGAGAGATTGAAGGAGGAGATTCTCAACAGGGAGAAAATGGTGGATATTTTGGCAGGTCCAGATGCCTATCGGGACCTTCCTCGACTGCTGGCTGTTGCTGAGTCAGGCCAACAAGCTGCCAATGTGCTGCTCTCTCTGGATGAGACTTATGCTGATGTCATGCCAGTCCAGACAAGCCCTAGTGCTACTTCTGCTTTCGT GTCTATTATGCGAGGCTGTGACAACATGTGCAGCTACTGCATTGTTCCTTTCACACGTGGCCGGGAGAGGAGTCGACCTGTTGCTTCCATTCTAGAGGAAGTGAGGAAGCTTTCAGAACAG gGACTGAAAGAAGTGACACTTCTTGGTCAGAATGTTAATAGTTTTCAGGACAGTTCAGAGGTCCAGTTCAACAATGCAGTATCTACTAACCTTAGCCGCGGCTTTTCTACCAACTATAAACCCAAGAAAGGGGGCCTTCGCTTCACTTACCTTCTGGATCAGGTCTCCAGAGTAGATCCTGAAATGAGGATCCGTttcacctctccccaccctaAAGACTTTCCTGATGAG GTTCTACAgctgattcatgagagagacaacaTCTGTAAACAGATCCACCTACCAGCCCAGAGTGGAAGCAGCCGTGTATTGGAGGCCATGAGGAGGGG GTATTCAAGAGAAGCTTATGTGGAGTTAATTCATCATATTAGAGAATCTATTCCAG GTGTGAGCCTCAGCAGCGATTTCATTGCTGGCTTTTGTGGTGAGACAGAGGAAGATCACCTCCAGACAGTGTCTTTGCTTCGGGAAGTTCAGTACAACATGGGCTTCCTTTTTGCTTACAGTATGAGACAG aagaccCGGGCGTATCACAGATTGAAAGATGATGTCCCAGAAGAGGTAAAATTAAGACGTTTGGAGGAACTTATTACTGTCTTTCGAGAAGAAGCAACAAAAGCCAACATGGCCTCTGTGGGTTCTACCCAGCTGGTATTGGTGGAGGGG AATGGTTTTATTATTCTCCTGACCTTGTCTTCTATACGTTGTGATGGAGTCTCTGGTGTCATGTCTGCCTGTTCATTAGAAGCTGGTAACTCAGGCCAAACAACCCCAGAACATTCCCGAGTGATTAATATGAGACTGGGTATAGTGAAAGTCAGTTTGCCACCTGCATCACCCATATGTCATTGCCTTGCCTTCAGGATTGTTGGAAGTCCACTCCTAAGGAAG CACAGTAAACGCTCTGCCACTGATCTGTGTGGCCGGAATGATGGAAACCTTAAAGTGATCTTCCCCGATGTAGAGATGGAGGACATTAATAATTCTGACGTCAGGGTCAGAGCTCAGCCTGGGGACTATGTACTGGTGAAG